Below is a genomic region from Acidimicrobiales bacterium.
GCCGGGCTTGTGGAGCATCCCGGTGCCGATCCCGAACAATCCGCTGCGTTACGTGCTGGTGTACGCCTTCGAAACCGAGCGGGGGCCGTATCTGATCGATGCAGGGTGGAACACCGACGACGCCTACCAGACACTTGTCTCAGGGCTCGATGAGGCCGGTTTTCACGTCAAGGATGTGCAAGGCGTGCTCGTCACCCACATCCATCCCGACCACTACGGCCTCGCGGGCCGGATCAGGGAGGCCTCCGGTGCGTGGGTGGCGCTCCACCCTGCGGACGCCGATCTGATCGGGGAGCGCTACGACGAGCCCGGTGAGCTGATCGAGAAGATGGCGGCGATGCTGAGGCGCGACGGCGCGCCTTCGGAGGAGATCGACTCCCTGAAGCAGGCATCGATGCCAGTCCGAGGATTCGTTTGGGCGGTGACACCGGACGTTCTGATGGAGGACGGCGACCGCCCCGAGGTGCCCGGCTGGGACCTGACCGCGATCTGGACGCCCGGCCATTCTCCCGGGCACCTGTGCTTCTACGAGCCCGCGAATCGCCTCATGCTCTCCGGTGATCACGTCCTGCCGCGAATTACGCCGAACATCTCGTTCCATCCCCAAGCCGGCCCCAACCCGCTTGGTGACTTTCTACGGTCTCTCGACCGGGTCGCCGCCTACGACACCGACGAGGTGCTGCCGGCCCACGAATACCGCTTTTACGACCTGCCGGCGAGGGTCGCGCAGCTCAAGGCGCACCATCAGGCGCGTTTCGACGAGGTGTTCGCCGCCATACGCGACGGAGTGACGACGACCTGGGGGATAGCCAGCAAGATGACCTGGAACAAACCGTGGGACCAGATCCAGGGGTTCATGAGAAGGGCGGCGGTCGGAGAGGCCCTCGCACACCTCAACTACCTGCGCAACGTGGGTGTCATCACGGAGAACGTCGGTGAGCCGTCCACTTGGGAGATCCTGCCCGGGGCCTCCCGGGCGTGACGCCGCCCAGCAATTGGAACTTTGCCGACGTCTGGGAGGCCGTGGCAGAAGTCCACCCGGAGCGCCCCGCCGTCACCCAAGGTCACCGGCTCTATGACTGGCGACAGTTCGACGCCCGGGCGGACGGAGTTGCGAAGAACCTTCTGGACGCAGGGTTAGGCAGGCAGGGGAAGGTCGCGCAGTACCTGTACAACTCACCCGAGTACCTCGAATCGCTCTTTGCCGCGCTCAAGGTCGGCGCCGTCCCGGTGAACACCAACTATCGCTACACCGCGGAGGAGCTCACCTACCTGTGGGACAACGCGGATGTCGAGGCGGTCGTCTTCCACGGCTCGTTCGCGGATCGAGCCGAGGCGGTCAGGGCAAACCTTTCACGGATAGGGGCGTGGCTGTGGGTAGACGATGGCTCAGGACCCTGTCCGAGCTGGGCGACTCCTTACGAGAACGCGGCTTCCGCCGTGGCGGAACCACAGCACGTACGCGGTTCTTGGGGGCGAAGCGGTGACGACCTTCTACTCATCTACACCGGTGGGACTACCGGGATGCCGAAGGGCGTGATGTGGCGCCAGGACGACCTGTTCGCAGTACTCAACCGGACCGGGGAGATCCGGTATCCCGAGTCCGGTTCCCGCCAAGACGTCAAAGCGATACTGGCCGGCCCGCAGAAGTATCCACCGGCGAAGCTTCTGCCCGGACCGCCTCTCATGCACGGGACTGGCTTGTTTACCGCGATGTCCGTGCTGAACAGCGGCGGGACCATCGTCCTGCCTACTGCGCGGCACTTCGACGTGGAGGAGCTTCTGGACGTCATATCCCAGGAGCGGGTGACGGAGCTTTCTATCGTCGGCGACGCTTTTGCCAAGCCGATACTCGCAGCGTTGGATGCGAACCCGGGCCGGTGGGACATCTCCTCCCTGTGGCTCGTCATCAGCTCCGGCGTGATCTGGTCAGAGGAGGTCAAGGCCGGGCTCCTGCGGCACCAACCCAAACTGCTGATGATCGACAACCTCGGATCGTCGGAGGCCATCGGAATGGCCCGTTCGAGCTCCAAGGCGGGCGCGACGGCGTCCACAGGTGGATTCCTGCTCGGACCCAACACTCGGGTGATCACCGAGGATGGGCGCGACGTGAGCCCCGGAAGTGGCGAGCAGGGAATGGTCGCGATCAAAGGTCGTGGACCGATCGGCTACTACAAGGACCCGGAAAAGAGCGCCGGGACATTCCGGGTCATCGATGGGGAAAGGTGGACGGTACCTGGGGACTACGCCACTGTCGGATCCGACGGATCGGTGAAGCTGCTGGGGCGAGGATCGGTTTGCATCAACTCCGGGGGAGAGAAGGTGTTTCCCGAGGAGGTGGAGGAGATCTTGAAGCTCCATCCCGCTGTCGAGGACGCGGTGGTCGTCGGCATACCCGACGAACGATTCGGTGAGGTGGTGACCGCGGTCGTCGAGCTCTCCCAATCGGCACATCCACCCGCGGATGCCGATCTGATCGACAGCGTGCGGAGCCATCTCGCCGGCTACAAAGCGCCTCGTCACGTAGTAATCGTGGAGACGATCGGGCGGGCGCCCAACGGGAAGGTCGACTACAAGCGGCTCAAGGCGGAGGCGATCGCCAGGGTCGGCAGTTCCGAAATCAGGTCTCGGGCGTGACCGACGACACGTACCAACCGCCCGGTCCCGAGGTGACCCCGATCTCGTAGATCCCGTCGGTCCTGGTGTTCCGGTAGGTGCACGTGGCCGGATTGGCTCCGGAGGTGCAGCCCCTCGACTGGAGGTAGCCGGCAGGGTACGGCTGGGCGAACAACGCGTCGACCGCCGAAGGCGACGCAATGGCTATCCCGGCGGTGCGGTTGTTGGTAGCCCATGCGGACACGAGGTGGGCCGCCGCCGCGTCTGGAGTCGGCTGTGCAGCTGTGGGTGCCCACGACGTCGTCGTAGTCGTTGCCGGGGCCAAAGTCGTCGCCGTCGTGCTCGACGTCGCGGGTGCGCCGCTCCCGCGGGAGCTACCGCAGCCGGCGGCTAAAGCAAGAACGGCGGAAAAGGCCAGGACCCATCGCATCGCCGAGAAGGTAGCCGCGCAAAGATCTCCATCCGTGCCCGCCCCTTCTGTGATGGCCCCTTCTGTGATGGCCCCTCCCGTGCTCGCTACTTCTCAAGGGCTCTACGACGCGTTGGTCGTCCTACACGTGGTGTGCGCTGTCGTGGGGTTCGGCGCGGTGGCCGTCAGTGGGGTCTACGGGGCGCTGGCGCGGGACCCGGGGAACCGGTCTGAAGTCGGGCGGTACTTCACGTCCCCTGGGCTTGCCGAATGGCTTGTCGTCCCAGTGCCGTTCTTTGGCCTCGGCGCGCTTCTTGCCGACGACCGAAGTGGCGACCTCACCGACGTCTGGATTATCGGCGGCTCGATCGTCTGGATCGCCGCAACCGCGATCCTGTTCGCTGCCGTGCGACCCGCCGAGGCTCGCCTCCGGCGATGGGAGCATCCGGCTCGGGATGGTCGCATCCTCATGTGGGCCGGAATCGGATCCGATCTGCTGTTTGTCGTGGCGCTCGCGCTGATGGTTACGCAGCCTGGATAGCGGCGATAACCTCCGGTACGGGCTCCGCGGTCGTACGATGCGGACGTCTATGGCTGCTCCACTTCGCAAACCGTCGTCGTTCCGGAGGGCTCACTTGCGGCCGGTCGCAGCTCCCGAGGAGGGAACATTCCGGGGAATACCGGTTGACGAGGTGCGCGACGACTTCCGCACGGCCTGGGTCTCGCGATTCCTCGACGATCGTGAGATCGCTTTGCAGAAGCAGAGCCGAGTTTTTTTCCAGATATCAGGCGCGGGTCACGAGGCTCTTCTGCTCGGATTCGGAAGGTACCTTCGGCCCGGTTACGACTGGTTCTTCCCGTATTACCGGGATCGGGCGTTGATGCTCGCGCTGGGCGTTTCCCCGGAGGAGATCCTCGAGTTGGCGGTGGGCTCGGCGGACGACCCGGCATCCGGTGGCAGGCAGATGCCATGCCACTGGGGGTACAAGAGACTCAACGTGGTTACGGAGTCGAGCGCGACCGGGAGCCAGTGCTTACCTGCCGTCGGTTGCGCCGAAGCCTCTCGCTACATCTCCCGTCGCCAGCTACCGGGTTGCACCGCACACGGCGACGAGCTCACCTACGTCTCTCTCGGAGAAGGTGCCACTTCCGAAGGGGAGTTCTGGGAGAGCCTGAACACTGCTTGCACGCTGCACCTGCCCATGCTGTACGTGGTCGCCGACAACGGGTACGCGATCTCGGTGCCGTCGGCCGATCAATCGCCGGCGCCGGTTTCGGAACTGGTGCGAGGGTTTCGCGGGCTTCACGTTCATACGCTCGACGGCAGGGACTATTTCGAGGTTCGCTCTCGGGCGGCCGACATCGTGGCAGAGGTGCGCGCCGGTGTCGGCCCAGCGCTCGTCCACGCGACGGTGACCCGCCCGTACTCCCACTCTTCGGCGGACACACAAAGCAAGTACCGATCGGCCGACGAACTGGCGACCGAGTCGGAGCATGACCCGTTGCTCCTGTTCGAGAAGGCCGTGGTCGACGGCGGGCTCATGACGCCCGAGGAAGTTGCGAACCTGAAAGAGGAGGCGCGCCAGACAGTCGTCGCCGCGGCCCGCCATGCCCTCAACGCCCGCCGACCGGACCCGATCACGGTCACCGAGCAGGTCGTGAATCTGCCCCGGGTAGACCCGGACGCGGAGCAGGCGGACGGCGGCGAGGGTGAGGTCGTGGCCCTCGGGGAGGCCATCCGGCGGACCCTGCGGGAGCAGAT
It encodes:
- a CDS encoding MBL fold metallo-hydrolase, whose product is MADSVKNDAASLPGDPLPPVEKVRPGLWSIPVPIPNNPLRYVLVYAFETERGPYLIDAGWNTDDAYQTLVSGLDEAGFHVKDVQGVLVTHIHPDHYGLAGRIREASGAWVALHPADADLIGERYDEPGELIEKMAAMLRRDGAPSEEIDSLKQASMPVRGFVWAVTPDVLMEDGDRPEVPGWDLTAIWTPGHSPGHLCFYEPANRLMLSGDHVLPRITPNISFHPQAGPNPLGDFLRSLDRVAAYDTDEVLPAHEYRFYDLPARVAQLKAHHQARFDEVFAAIRDGVTTTWGIASKMTWNKPWDQIQGFMRRAAVGEALAHLNYLRNVGVITENVGEPSTWEILPGASRA
- a CDS encoding acyl-CoA synthetase, producing MTPPSNWNFADVWEAVAEVHPERPAVTQGHRLYDWRQFDARADGVAKNLLDAGLGRQGKVAQYLYNSPEYLESLFAALKVGAVPVNTNYRYTAEELTYLWDNADVEAVVFHGSFADRAEAVRANLSRIGAWLWVDDGSGPCPSWATPYENAASAVAEPQHVRGSWGRSGDDLLLIYTGGTTGMPKGVMWRQDDLFAVLNRTGEIRYPESGSRQDVKAILAGPQKYPPAKLLPGPPLMHGTGLFTAMSVLNSGGTIVLPTARHFDVEELLDVISQERVTELSIVGDAFAKPILAALDANPGRWDISSLWLVISSGVIWSEEVKAGLLRHQPKLLMIDNLGSSEAIGMARSSSKAGATASTGGFLLGPNTRVITEDGRDVSPGSGEQGMVAIKGRGPIGYYKDPEKSAGTFRVIDGERWTVPGDYATVGSDGSVKLLGRGSVCINSGGEKVFPEEVEEILKLHPAVEDAVVVGIPDERFGEVVTAVVELSQSAHPPADADLIDSVRSHLAGYKAPRHVVIVETIGRAPNGKVDYKRLKAEAIARVGSSEIRSRA
- a CDS encoding dehydrogenase E1 component subunit alpha/beta; this encodes MAAPLRKPSSFRRAHLRPVAAPEEGTFRGIPVDEVRDDFRTAWVSRFLDDREIALQKQSRVFFQISGAGHEALLLGFGRYLRPGYDWFFPYYRDRALMLALGVSPEEILELAVGSADDPASGGRQMPCHWGYKRLNVVTESSATGSQCLPAVGCAEASRYISRRQLPGCTAHGDELTYVSLGEGATSEGEFWESLNTACTLHLPMLYVVADNGYAISVPSADQSPAPVSELVRGFRGLHVHTLDGRDYFEVRSRAADIVAEVRAGVGPALVHATVTRPYSHSSADTQSKYRSADELATESEHDPLLLFEKAVVDGGLMTPEEVANLKEEARQTVVAAARHALNARRPDPITVTEQVVNLPRVDPDAEQADGGEGEVVALGEAIRRTLREQMAEDERIRVFGEDVADARETVLANVEGKGGVFGTTFGLQREFGLARCYNTPLAEANIVGRAIGQGLRGLRPIPEVQFFDYIWTAMQQIKTEAATIRWRSNGAFTCPMVLRVPIGGYLAGGAIWHSQSGESIFAHIPGLTVVMPSRARDAVGLLRTALQAEDPVMFLEHKHLLRQPYTKDPFPSRAFQIPFGKGRVVRDGDELVIVTWGATVEKSRQAAVQLEESEGVSVGVVDLRSILPWDKELVGQQVARTSRVLVVHEDILTAGFGAEVAAWVAEHSFSDLDAPVGRIGATDTHVAYEPTLEKAILPQVDDIVAGARKVLSY